The stretch of DNA TCGATCCTCCATCAGGGACGGCTCCTCACCCGAGACCAGCCCGGCATCGGCCTCGTGGACGTGGACGGTGGCCCCCCCGGCGTTCTGGATCATCCCCGCCAGTCCGGCGTGGTCGTAGTGCCAGTGGGTGAGGAACACGCGGTCGACGTCCGCGGGCGTGACGCCGAACGACGCCAGCCCGTCCACGAACTCCTCACGCGTCGGCTCGGTGGCGACCCCGGCGTCGACGAGCACGGTCTCCTCGCCCTGCAGGAGGTAGACGTTGTTCTCCCCTTCGAAGACGGTGTTCCCCAGACGGATCCGTTCCATAGCGGAACTGTTCAGCGGTCACCCAAGAGGGTTCCCACTTCGCGCGGCGGGGTGCGCGACCGCGGCGAACGGAGGGCGGTAGATTCAAACACGGACTGGGCGTATCGGGAGCCATGCCGGCGGACCTCTACGACGTTCTCGGTGTCCCCGCCGACGCCGCCGCCGAGGAACTGAAGCGCGCGTACCGGGAGCGTGTCCGAAAGTATCACCCGGACGTGAACGACCACCCAGAAGGCGAGGCGCAGTTCAAGCTCGTCAAGACCGCCCACGACGTGCTCTCGGACCCGGCCGAGCGCAAGACGTACGACCGGCTTGGCCACCACGAGTACGTCGAGCAACACCTCGACGGCCTCCCGCCGGTGTCGGTGTTCCCGGAGGAGGACCTGCCGGACGGCACAACTACCGACGACGGGTCGACGGATAGCGGTCCAAGCACCTCCGAACCGATGGATAGGGCGGCGAAATCGTCGACGAACAGCCCCGCGGATACGTCGACCGACGCCGCCACGAGCGATCGATCCGGCGGCTCCACCGCCTCGACTGGGTCGAGCAGTGACTACGGCAGTACGGGAAGCAGCACGTCGACGACCGACAGTCGTTCGTCGACCACTGGGACGACAACCGGAGGGAAGTCCTCGACTGATCGCAGCGACGAGGCCGCCGGCACGGACCGGGACAGCTGGGACGCCGCCGCCAGTTCGACGCAGACGGCGACAGCCGACTCGTCGGTGCCGGAGGGCGTCCGTCGCCGGCGCGGGCTGAAGCGGTGGTACGGCGTCGTCGTGCTCTCGCTCCTCCTCTATGCGGGCGGCCTCGGCGCGTACGCGCTCCCGCGACGGGCCGCGATGCGCTCGTTCGTCGGCGACGTGGCGGCATCGCCGATCCCGACGCTGCTCGGCACGTTCCCGCTGGACTCGCCCACCGAGTACGTCCTCGCGGCGGCCCGGACGGCGACTGCCGGCACGCCGACGCTGGGGCTGGTGCTGCTCGCCGGGACGGTGCTGCTCCCGCTTGTCGTGCTGACGACCGTCGGGCGGTTCGGGCGCGGCGCCGCGTGGGTGTACGCGCTCCCCTCGATCGCGCCGGCGCTCTGTCTCGCGGTCTGGCCGGTCGTCGCGGTCCCGACGTGGGGCGCGCTGCTGGGCCTGATCGTGCTACCCCTTCTCAGCGGCGGCGGGTTCCTCGTCGACGTGGGGCGGTACCTGCTCGCGACGCGGTGAGCCGCGCTATCGAACGTGGTAGCTCTCCCCGCCGGGGAGGAACCGCCCGAGGTCGGTCTCCCGACGGAAATCAGTCGACTGGAGCTCCAGCAGCGACTCGACGAGCCGTTCGGCCTCGTCTCCCGCCCAATCGCTCGGATCCTGAATCGGGAGTACGAGCCAGCCGCTGCCCAGAATCTCCTGCCCGTGGAGGCGGTCCATCTCGATCTCGGTCCGGTGGGCCCGGGCGGTGAACGTTTCGACGACGTGGCGGGTCGCGCGTTCGCCGACCGGCAACAGGACGTGGGCGGCGATCGCGCGGAGTTCGGCGTCGAAGTACCGCTCCATCTCCGTGTACTCGGCGTCGCTCGGGGTATCGTCGGCCGGAACGCACATGTGGAGGTACGAGAGGAACGTTCGATCGACCGCGGGTTCGTCGCCGACGGTGTGGAGCAGCCCCGCCTCGCGGAGGGCGTCCTGGAGGCGTTCGGCCGCCGGCGTGCCCGTGAACGGGACGCCGGTATCGGCGCCGCCGTGGACGCCGGGATGGTCGCCGACGACGTGGAAGTCGGCGTTGGCGTCGCCGTAGCCGGGGACGAAGCGGTCACAGGGCGGCTCCATCCCGAAGGGGTTTGAGACCCGGTCGGTGACGTTTCGCACGCCCGTCCGTAGTGGGCTGGCGGGCTTAGCTGGCGTGGTTCCGGCCGGCGCCCCGCCGGGACCGGAATAGCCATACGCCCCCGCGCCCCAGCCACGGCCGATGAGTCTGAGCGACGAGGCCAGAGAGCGCCTCGCCGACATCGTGACCCTCCAGCCGACCAAGAACAAGGAGCTACAGGACCGCTGGGGGATGGAGTCGGGGAGCGAGGTCCACCAGTATCTCGAATCGGAGCTGAGCGACTACTACTACCGCGACGACGACAGCCTGATCCGGGCGACTGCCGAGGGCGTCGATCTCGTTGACGTTGAGCCCAGCGTCCCCCCGGAGGAGGAGGGCGGGATCCCCGACCGCATCAGGGTTCCCGAACTCCACGTGCAGGTGCTCGACGTGCTCGCGGGCCCCGAGGAGCGCTCCGAGAGCGTCGTGAGCGTGCTCGGGAAGCTCCGGGAGGAGTTCGGCATCGACCCCGACGTCGAGGCCGTGCGGGACGCGCTGGGCAGCCTCCGGCGGAAGAACGTCGTCGAGGTGGAGTACCGGACGGTGCCGACGTTCCGGCTCGCTGCCGAGCGCTCGTCGTTCGACGTCGAGACGATCGAGAGCTGATCCGTCCGGGGGCGGTCGACCGAGCGACTAATCGGCGACCGCGGGCTCCGACTCCCCGGACATCGTGTGGGTGAGCCAGAACACGCCCGTCGCGAACACGACGAACGCCGACGCGGTGAGGAACGCCTGCACGGTGCCGACGAAGTCCTTGATCAGCCCGACGCCGAGCGGGCCGGCGGTCTGCCCGATCTTCCAGGAGATCGACCGCAGCGACATCGCGCTCGCGACCGAGTCGTACTTCTCGCCCTCCTCGACGAACAGCGCCATGCTCGCCGGCAGCCGGATCGAGTCGCCGATCCCCAGTATCGCGTAGGCCAGAAACAGCACGAGGAATCCGCCACCGAGCTCCTGTCCGTGGCCGAAGTAGCCGAGGTAGAACCGTCCCATCGTCTCCTCGGCGGGCAGCGACAGGGGGATCAGCGCGATCCCGAAGCCGTACACCAGCGCGCCGGCGGCGACGAACTTCGCGCGGTCGCCGATCTGGTCGGTGAGGTCGCCGACGTACCCTTGGAGGAGCGACTTGGTGAGCTTCCCGCCGGCGAGGATCCAGCCGATCGCGAACGCGTCGATCCCGAACTCCGTGCGTGCGAGGATGGGGAGGAAGATGATCACCGCCATCTTCCCCACCGAGAACGAGAGCCGGAACAGCACCAGCGAGCGTAGCATCGGCAGCTTCAGCAGCTTCTTGATCGTGCCGATCCCCGATTGGGCCTCGGGATCGTCGACGCCCCCGCCGGGGTTGTCGCGGAGTTCGAAGTAGACGAGGACGAACGCGACCATCGTGA from Halolamina sediminis encodes:
- a CDS encoding DnaJ domain-containing protein, translating into MPADLYDVLGVPADAAAEELKRAYRERVRKYHPDVNDHPEGEAQFKLVKTAHDVLSDPAERKTYDRLGHHEYVEQHLDGLPPVSVFPEEDLPDGTTTDDGSTDSGPSTSEPMDRAAKSSTNSPADTSTDAATSDRSGGSTASTGSSSDYGSTGSSTSTTDSRSSTTGTTTGGKSSTDRSDEAAGTDRDSWDAAASSTQTATADSSVPEGVRRRRGLKRWYGVVVLSLLLYAGGLGAYALPRRAAMRSFVGDVAASPIPTLLGTFPLDSPTEYVLAAARTATAGTPTLGLVLLAGTVLLPLVVLTTVGRFGRGAAWVYALPSIAPALCLAVWPVVAVPTWGALLGLIVLPLLSGGGFLVDVGRYLLATR
- a CDS encoding uracil-DNA glycosylase family protein; amino-acid sequence: MRNVTDRVSNPFGMEPPCDRFVPGYGDANADFHVVGDHPGVHGGADTGVPFTGTPAAERLQDALREAGLLHTVGDEPAVDRTFLSYLHMCVPADDTPSDAEYTEMERYFDAELRAIAAHVLLPVGERATRHVVETFTARAHRTEIEMDRLHGQEILGSGWLVLPIQDPSDWAGDEAERLVESLLELQSTDFRRETDLGRFLPGGESYHVR
- a CDS encoding DUF5797 family protein gives rise to the protein MSLSDEARERLADIVTLQPTKNKELQDRWGMESGSEVHQYLESELSDYYYRDDDSLIRATAEGVDLVDVEPSVPPEEEGGIPDRIRVPELHVQVLDVLAGPEERSESVVSVLGKLREEFGIDPDVEAVRDALGSLRRKNVVEVEYRTVPTFRLAAERSSFDVETIES
- a CDS encoding MFS transporter → MARFGNSVALLRNREFLSLAGTAFARSQAYSTIIIALALYADAFGTSGFIEGLWGTAFASVQLLIVLPLGRKIDTGNAKRWLLAGLLINVLVFAGYMFIGDPVNAEIVALLKSVGAGALWTTNGSIQVVLVRMLQGIGASILWITGSTVVGQISPDDESGRWLGSYNQVAAFSSLAGDLVGGLLLSMYDPLQSRVVFIVLAAVTMVAFVLVYFELRDNPGGGVDDPEAQSGIGTIKKLLKLPMLRSLVLFRLSFSVGKMAVIIFLPILARTEFGIDAFAIGWILAGGKLTKSLLQGYVGDLTDQIGDRAKFVAAGALVYGFGIALIPLSLPAEETMGRFYLGYFGHGQELGGGFLVLFLAYAILGIGDSIRLPASMALFVEEGEKYDSVASAMSLRSISWKIGQTAGPLGVGLIKDFVGTVQAFLTASAFVVFATGVFWLTHTMSGESEPAVAD